Proteins encoded within one genomic window of Triticum aestivum cultivar Chinese Spring chromosome 2D, IWGSC CS RefSeq v2.1, whole genome shotgun sequence:
- the LOC123056212 gene encoding uncharacterized protein, whose translation MGNVLESLVSGFTKVLADLLSKPIHFLSGKACRSLPTSTFIHSFIHSFIEFPLLLLTANLSSPRRPWHGSTACGPMWDVFCYVDNFCVASLAKTAATLFLLYLVLLFFYVVCKLGICRCVCHVISKILCSCLSCSSSACKHGCARLCNKMRSIKRQRQRRPRRRRPRHDNDIEQGHFSQSDSDSPEDTTTTTWHRHGESERSSMSRRRVYLERSLRPRNHRVTVGASRHSDISIKEGKEPRVNHRHDGSDHGIKVTHTSRFARKASGKIRNSRA comes from the exons ATGGGGAACGTGTTGGAGTCGCTGGTGTCGGGCTTCACCAAGGTCCTCGCCGACCTCCTCTCCAAGCCCATCCACTTCCTCTCCGGCAAGGCATGCAGGTCATTACCTACTTctacattcattcattcattcattcattcattcattgagTTTCCCCTTCTTCTACTGACCGCCAACCtctcctctcctcgccggccatGGCATGGCAGCACGGCCTGCGGCCCGATGTGGGACGTCTTCTGCTACGTCGACAACTTCTGCGTCGCCAGCCTCGCCAAGACCGCCGCCACGCTCTTCCTCCTCTACCTTG TGCTGCTCTTCTTCTACGTCGTCTGCAAGCTGGGCATATGCCGCTGCGTCTGCCATGTCATCTCCAAGATCCTCTGCTCCTGCCTCTCCTGCTCCTCCTCCGCCTGCAAGCACGGGTGCGCGCGCCTCTGCAACAAGATGAGGAGCATCAAGCGCCAACGGCAGAGGCGACCGAGAAGAAGGCGCCCACGCCATGACAACGACATTGAACAAGGGCACTTCAGCCAGAGCGACAGCGACTCCCCAGaggacaccaccaccaccacttggcATAGGCACGGCGAGTCTGAAAGATCGTCAATGTCAAGGAGGAGGGTCTATCTGGAGAGGTCCCTGAGGCCCAGGAACCACCGGGTCACCGTCGGCGCCAGCCGTCACTCCGACATCAGCATCAAGGAGGGGAAGGAGCCCAGGGTGAACCACAGGCATGATGGGAGTGACCATGGCATCAAGGTGACCCACACCTCGCGGTTCGCGCGCAAGGCCAGTGGCAAGATAAGAAACAGCAGAGCATAG
- the LOC123055430 gene encoding uncharacterized protein isoform X1, with amino-acid sequence MGVEEEQDVQQPDAGAGKPDAAKPPPLENNQQKPSDPRTSTCSTDKDDGLALCRVCHCVEPDLRGESALGFLGIVPPSPDPSCLKTDKDPGNGATKTSISKDSANAPTFLEFISPEGEIFKCATDIESGPLHPQDDIVTLGCSCKNELALAHYACALKWFISHGSTVCEICSDIATNVRPEDFNTVLASLKDYEALRERTSTGDLSYLHYRAEASVDPAALAAVRRQRLCEISSWFNPHNAHFVFSQSQRHSNNEEVPVSPSNNSADYSVSAWGPAHGGPSVGSTGAFVAIALAFVILAWFVAPHVGKRAAAIILHMLLGGLCSLTIIISLRFVSKLGCLTHMVFPRIQFGSMRYWGILFVSWFLVFGVWASRTRTIRRNS; translated from the exons ATGGGCGTCGAGGAGGAGCAAGACGTGCAGCAACCGGACGCCGGCGCCGGAAAGCCTGATGCCGCCAAGCCACCGCCTTTGGAAAACAATCAGCAAAAACCAAGCGACCCCCGCACGTCGACCTGCAGCACTGACAAGGACGACGGCCTCGCTCTCTGCCGGGTGTGCCACTGCGTGGAGCCTGACCTCAGAGGCGAGTCCGCTCTGGGTTTCCTAGGCATCGTGCCGCCTTCCCCTGATCCATCCTGCCTGAAGACCGACAAGGACCCGGGCAACGGCGCCACCAAGACTTCCATCAGCAAGGATAGCGCCAATGCTCCAACATTTCTCGAGTTCATAAGCCCCGAGGGGGAGATCTTCAAGTGCGCCACCGACATCGAATCGGGCCCTTTGCACCCGCAAGACGACATCGTGACCCTAGGATGCTCCTGCAAGAACGAGCTCGCGCTCGCGCACTACGCGTGCGCGCTCAAGTGGTTCATCAGCCACGGGTCGACCGTGTGCGAGATATGCAGTGATATCGCCACCAACGTGCGGCCCGAGGATTTCAACACGGTGCTCGCATCACTCAAGGACTACGAAGCTCTGAGGGAAAGGACGTCCACCGGGGACCTCTCCTACTTGCACTACAGGGCGGAGGCGTCCGTCGACCCGGCTGCCCTTGCCGCGGTACGGAGGCAGCGGCTCTGCGAGATATCGTCATGGTTCAACCCTCACAATGCACATTTCGTGTTTTCTCAGAGTCAGAGGCACAGCAACAACGAAGAGGTGCCAGTTAGCCCGAGTAATAACTCTGCAGACTATAGTGTTTCGGCTTGGGGGCCAGCACACGGGGGGCCGAGTGTCGGGAGTACCGGAGCTTTCGTTGCTATCGCCCTAGCTTTTGTTATTCTTGCATGGTTTGTTGCTCCACATGTTGGCAAG AGAGCGGCTGCGATCATCCTTCACATGCTTCTTGGAGGCCTATGCTCGTTGACTATAATAATCTCGCTGAGATTTGTAAGTAAACTAGGATGCTTAACACATATG GTCTTCCCGAGAATCCAGTTTGGGTCGATGCGATACTGGGGGATCCTGTTCGTGTCCTGGTTCCTCGTGTTTGGAGTGTGGGCGTCGCGAACCCGCACCATCCGCCGCAATTCATGA
- the LOC123055430 gene encoding uncharacterized protein isoform X2, translating to MGVEEEQDVQQPDAGAGKPDAAKPPPLENNQQKPSDPRTSTCSTDKDDGLALCRVCHCVEPDLRGESALGFLGIVPPSPDPSCLKTDKDPGNGATKTSISKDSANAPTFLEFISPEGEIFKCATDIESGPLHPQDDIVTLGCSCKNELALAHYACALKWFISHGSTVCEICSDIATNVRPEDFNTVLASLKDYEALRERTSTGDLSYLHYRAEASVDPAALAAVRRQRLCEISSWFNPHNAHFVFSQSQRHSNNEEVPVSPSNNSADYSVSAWGPAHGGPSVGSTGAFVAIALAFVILAWFVAPHVGKRAAAIILHMLLGGLCSLTIIISLRFVFPRIQFGSMRYWGILFVSWFLVFGVWASRTRTIRRNS from the exons ATGGGCGTCGAGGAGGAGCAAGACGTGCAGCAACCGGACGCCGGCGCCGGAAAGCCTGATGCCGCCAAGCCACCGCCTTTGGAAAACAATCAGCAAAAACCAAGCGACCCCCGCACGTCGACCTGCAGCACTGACAAGGACGACGGCCTCGCTCTCTGCCGGGTGTGCCACTGCGTGGAGCCTGACCTCAGAGGCGAGTCCGCTCTGGGTTTCCTAGGCATCGTGCCGCCTTCCCCTGATCCATCCTGCCTGAAGACCGACAAGGACCCGGGCAACGGCGCCACCAAGACTTCCATCAGCAAGGATAGCGCCAATGCTCCAACATTTCTCGAGTTCATAAGCCCCGAGGGGGAGATCTTCAAGTGCGCCACCGACATCGAATCGGGCCCTTTGCACCCGCAAGACGACATCGTGACCCTAGGATGCTCCTGCAAGAACGAGCTCGCGCTCGCGCACTACGCGTGCGCGCTCAAGTGGTTCATCAGCCACGGGTCGACCGTGTGCGAGATATGCAGTGATATCGCCACCAACGTGCGGCCCGAGGATTTCAACACGGTGCTCGCATCACTCAAGGACTACGAAGCTCTGAGGGAAAGGACGTCCACCGGGGACCTCTCCTACTTGCACTACAGGGCGGAGGCGTCCGTCGACCCGGCTGCCCTTGCCGCGGTACGGAGGCAGCGGCTCTGCGAGATATCGTCATGGTTCAACCCTCACAATGCACATTTCGTGTTTTCTCAGAGTCAGAGGCACAGCAACAACGAAGAGGTGCCAGTTAGCCCGAGTAATAACTCTGCAGACTATAGTGTTTCGGCTTGGGGGCCAGCACACGGGGGGCCGAGTGTCGGGAGTACCGGAGCTTTCGTTGCTATCGCCCTAGCTTTTGTTATTCTTGCATGGTTTGTTGCTCCACATGTTGGCAAG AGAGCGGCTGCGATCATCCTTCACATGCTTCTTGGAGGCCTATGCTCGTTGACTATAATAATCTCGCTGAGATTT GTCTTCCCGAGAATCCAGTTTGGGTCGATGCGATACTGGGGGATCCTGTTCGTGTCCTGGTTCCTCGTGTTTGGAGTGTGGGCGTCGCGAACCCGCACCATCCGCCGCAATTCATGA
- the LOC123055429 gene encoding uncharacterized protein isoform X1, protein MGVEEQHVQQPDSGGKPDAVKPPTPVHGHKPSNPRISTCSADKDDGLSLCRVCHCVEPDLRGESALGFLGIVPPSPDPSVDKDPSNDTTKTSTSKDAPKFLEFISPEGEIFKCATDIESGHLQRQDDVVNLGCSCKNELALAHYACALKWFISHGSTVCEICGNVATNVRPEDFNMVLASLKDYEALRERTSTGDLSYLHYRADAFVDPVALAAVRRQRLCEISSWFNPHNTHFVFSQRHNEEVPVSPSNNSVDYSVTAARAAHARRKFGSSGAFVAIALGFVLLAWFVAPHVGKRAAAIILHMLLGGLCSLTIIISLRFVSLPEDPVWVDPMLGDPVRVLVPRVWSVGLSNPHRPPRVMMISSVPSVSRRQELGPRRKSSVHESVRYRTPVYIRRELYHGRTIFSLAGVCEMYNMFGQENKGSYVTECCGFRHSWSSTGLVSVAKQYSNVCIYLAFS, encoded by the exons ATGGGCGTCGAGGAGCAACATGTGCAGCAACCAGACAGTGGGGGAAAGCCTGATGCCGTCAAGCCACCAACTCCGGTACACGGTCATAAACCAAGCAACCCCCGTATATCAACCTGCAGCGCCGACAAGGACGACGGCCTCTCTCTTTGCCGGGTGTGCCACTGCGTGGAGCCTGATCTGAGAGGCGAGTCTGCTCTGGGTTTCCTAGGCATTGTACCGCCTTCGCCAGACCCCTCGGTCGACAAGGACCCAAGCAATGACACCACCAAAACTTCCACCAGCAAGGATGCTCCCAAGTTTCTCGAGTTCATAAGCCCCGAGGGGGAGATCTTCAAGTGCGCCACCGACATCGAATCAGGCCATTTGCAGCGGCAAGACGACGTCGTGAACCTCGGATGCTCTTGCAAGAACGAGCTCGCCCTCGCGCACTACGCGTGCGCGCTCAAGTGGTTCATCAGCCACGGGTCCACCGTGTGCGAGATTTGCGGAAATGTCGCTACAAACGTGAGGCCCGAGGATTTCAACATGGTGCTCGCCTCCTTGAAGGACTACGAAGCTCTGAGGGAAAGGACGTCTACCGGGGATCTCTCCTACTTGCACTACAGGGCGGACGCGTTCGTCGATCCGGTCGCCCTTGCCGCAGTACGGAGACAGCGGCTTTGTGAGATATCATCATGGTTCAACCCTCACAATACACATTTCGTGTTTTCTCAGAGGCACAATGAAGAAGTGCCAGTTAGCCCAAGTAATAATTCTGTAGACTATAGTGTTACGGCTGCGAGGGCAGCACATGCGAGGCGGAAGTTTGGGAGTAGTGGAGCATTTGTTGCTATCGCTCTGGGTTTTGTTCTTCTTGCATGGTTTGTTGCTCCACATGTTGGCAAG AGAGCGGCTGCAATCATTCTTCATATGCTTCTGGGAGGCCTCTGCTCACTGACTATAATAATCTCACTAAGATTTGTTA GTCTTCCCGAGGATCCAGTTTGGGTCGATCCGATGCTGGGCGATCCTGTTCGTGTCCTGGTTCCTCGTGTTTGGAGTGTGGGCCTCTCGAACCCGCACCGCCCGCCGCGCGTCATGATGATATCGAGTGTGCCCTCAGTCAGTCGTCGTCAGGAATTAGGACCGCGTCGCAAGAGTAGCGTCCACGAGAGCGTTAGGTACCGCACCCCTGTCTATATTCGCCGCGAGCTATACCATGGACGTACTATTTTTTCTTTAGCTGGAGTATGTGAGATGTACAACATGTTTGGGCAAGAAAACAAGGGGAGTTATGTTACTGAGTGTTGTGGTTTCAGACATAGCTGGAGTAGTACTGGTCTGGTCAGTGTTGCAAAACAATACAGTAATGTGTGTATATATTTAGCTTTTTCTTGA
- the LOC123055429 gene encoding uncharacterized protein isoform X2, whose amino-acid sequence MGVEEQHVQQPDSGGKPDAVKPPTPVHGHKPSNPRISTCSADKDDGLSLCRVCHCVEPDLRGESALGFLGIVPPSPDPSVDKDPSNDTTKTSTSKDAPKFLEFISPEGEIFKCATDIESGHLQRQDDVVNLGCSCKNELALAHYACALKWFISHGSTVCEICGNVATNVRPEDFNMVLASLKDYEALRERTSTGDLSYLHYRADAFVDPVALAAVRRQRLCEISSWFNPHNTHFVFSQRHNEEVPVSPSNNSVDYSVTAARAAHARRKFGSSGAFVAIALGFVLLAWFVAPHVGKRAAAIILHMLLGGLCSLTIIISLRFVFPRIQFGSIRCWAILFVSWFLVFGVWASRTRTARRAS is encoded by the exons ATGGGCGTCGAGGAGCAACATGTGCAGCAACCAGACAGTGGGGGAAAGCCTGATGCCGTCAAGCCACCAACTCCGGTACACGGTCATAAACCAAGCAACCCCCGTATATCAACCTGCAGCGCCGACAAGGACGACGGCCTCTCTCTTTGCCGGGTGTGCCACTGCGTGGAGCCTGATCTGAGAGGCGAGTCTGCTCTGGGTTTCCTAGGCATTGTACCGCCTTCGCCAGACCCCTCGGTCGACAAGGACCCAAGCAATGACACCACCAAAACTTCCACCAGCAAGGATGCTCCCAAGTTTCTCGAGTTCATAAGCCCCGAGGGGGAGATCTTCAAGTGCGCCACCGACATCGAATCAGGCCATTTGCAGCGGCAAGACGACGTCGTGAACCTCGGATGCTCTTGCAAGAACGAGCTCGCCCTCGCGCACTACGCGTGCGCGCTCAAGTGGTTCATCAGCCACGGGTCCACCGTGTGCGAGATTTGCGGAAATGTCGCTACAAACGTGAGGCCCGAGGATTTCAACATGGTGCTCGCCTCCTTGAAGGACTACGAAGCTCTGAGGGAAAGGACGTCTACCGGGGATCTCTCCTACTTGCACTACAGGGCGGACGCGTTCGTCGATCCGGTCGCCCTTGCCGCAGTACGGAGACAGCGGCTTTGTGAGATATCATCATGGTTCAACCCTCACAATACACATTTCGTGTTTTCTCAGAGGCACAATGAAGAAGTGCCAGTTAGCCCAAGTAATAATTCTGTAGACTATAGTGTTACGGCTGCGAGGGCAGCACATGCGAGGCGGAAGTTTGGGAGTAGTGGAGCATTTGTTGCTATCGCTCTGGGTTTTGTTCTTCTTGCATGGTTTGTTGCTCCACATGTTGGCAAG AGAGCGGCTGCAATCATTCTTCATATGCTTCTGGGAGGCCTCTGCTCACTGACTATAATAATCTCACTAAGATTT GTCTTCCCGAGGATCCAGTTTGGGTCGATCCGATGCTGGGCGATCCTGTTCGTGTCCTGGTTCCTCGTGTTTGGAGTGTGGGCCTCTCGAACCCGCACCGCCCGCCGCGCGTCATGA